DNA from Azospirillum sp. TSH100:
TGGCCGTGGCGCTTTTGCCGCCGTCCTTCTTCGAGGCGCGCGGAGGCTTGGCGGCCGGGGATTTGGCAGCAGCCTTCCCAGCTGCGGGCTTGGGGACGTCGTCCGCCTTTGCCTTGGAGGAAGCGGGCTTGGCCTTAGCAGGTTTTGCGGCTTCCGATTTGGCGCTCTCCGCCGGGGCGCTCGCGACCTCCGACAGGGATTCGGCGGCGGCGCGTGTGCTCTTGCCGGCCGCCTTGACAGTGGCCTTGGAGACCGGGGGCTTCTTGCGCGAGCCGGCGACCTTGCCGGTCGGCTCCAGCGCACTGGCGCCGCGGACTTCCGCTTCGGCCTGGGTCCAATGGTCGGAATCGCGGCCGTGCGGACGGCCCTCGCTCTCCCACAACTCGTGGGCGCGGCGTCGGATACGCTCCTGGATATCGTCGGTATCGGCCATCGAGTTCCCCATGTGTCTGTCCGGCAATTGTCTGCCCAACGGGTCTGCCATACCGTATTTTGTGGCAGCGACCCGCCAACGTTGCAAAGCCACTCGTGCGAGGCACCACGAAAGAGGCGGAGACTCCCGACTCCGCCGTTCCATGAGGGCAACACCGGAGCAAGCGTCTGGTTCCCAGGTGGAACGGGAGATGGTTCCCAACCGACCTGTTCCATGCCACAAGGCGGCCGACCTGAACCGTGAGCCGTGCCAATCATGATGTCTGCACCCTCCGCCTCCCGTCCCTCTCTGCTCGACCGCGTCGCGGCGGCACCCTGGTGGCTGCTCTGCGCCGGGCTGGCGGCGGCGATGGCCCTGTCGGTCCTGCTGGTCGGGTTCCGGCTGCCTTACTGGGTGCATTCCGACCAGGACCTGGTGCTGGCCTATCATGGGCTGCTGTTCGGCGACGGGCTGCCGCAGGAGTATTTCGACCATCCCGGCTACGGCTATTTCCTGGTGATCGACCTCTGGTACCGGCTGCTGCATGCGGTCGGGCTGCTGCCGGTCGCCAGCCTGTCGGCCCTGCCGCCGGGCAGCGATATCGCGGGGACCGAAGCCGTGTGGCAGTCGCTGGTCCAGGCCGGGCGGGCGCTGTCGATCCTGCTGACCGCCGCCTTCGCCGTCAGCTACGCC
Protein-coding regions in this window:
- a CDS encoding DUF2934 domain-containing protein, whose protein sequence is MADTDDIQERIRRRAHELWESEGRPHGRDSDHWTQAEAEVRGASALEPTGKVAGSRKKPPVSKATVKAAGKSTRAAAESLSEVASAPAESAKSEAAKPAKAKPASSKAKADDVPKPAAGKAAAKSPAAKPPRASKKDGGKSATAS